A portion of the Punica granatum isolate Tunisia-2019 chromosome 7, ASM765513v2, whole genome shotgun sequence genome contains these proteins:
- the LOC116213182 gene encoding glycine-rich protein 5-like — protein MKGSLLLVLALALVVARTTARNVPKAGKAPKAGTGLDDQKNFVVGGGVGGLGGVGGNGVYGGVGGLGGITGLGGTVGGGAGIGGATGLGGAGGLGGVGGGVGGLGGLGGGSGLGGGVGGLGGGAGGLGGGAGGLGGGAGGLGGGAGGLGGGVGGLGGGVGGGVGGGAGGGALPCP, from the coding sequence ATGAAGGGCTCTTTGTTGCTTGTTCTTGCCCTAGCTTTAGTGGTTGCCCGAACCACGGCTAGGAACGTCCCTAAGGCCGGGAAAGCCCCTAAGGCCGGGACCGGCCTCGACGACCAGAAGAACTTTGTCGTGGGTGGTGGAGTCGGGGGGCTTGGGGGAGTCGGTGGGAATGGTGTGTACGGTGGAGTTGGAGGTCTAGGTGGAATCACGGGACTGGGCGGCACTGTAGGTGGCGGTGCAGGGATCGGCGGTGCCACGGGCCTCGGTGGGGCTGGCGGCCTGGGCGGTGTTGGTGGAGGAGTTGGTGGACTGGGCGGCCTCGGGGGTGGTAGCGGGCTTGGGGGTGGTGTAGGTGGCCTCGGTGGCGGAGCTGGTGGCCTCGGTGGCGGAGCTGGTGGCCTCGGTGGCGGAGCTGGTGGCCTCGGTGGCGGAGCTGGTGGCCTCGGTGGCGGAGTTGGTGGCCTCGGCGGCGGCGTTGGTGGCGGCGTCGGAGGAGGTGCCGGCGGTGGGGCTTTGCCGTGTCCTTGA